ATAATCGTTATCGTCATTGCCGGGTACATCTTCTGGGTCTTCGTGCTCTTCGTCGAGAAATGCCTGCGCGGCAACATGCTCCGTGCCTATGGCGCAGATCCAGCCCACGGTGTAGTCCGTACGTTCCAACTTTCGCTTCGTAGCGTTGACAGCTAGCGTCCGAGTATCATCACGACGTGgtcttttcctcctttgcTCTTGACTCGACACTGCGTCTGAAATGTTCCCGTCCACGGACTCCGTCTCCCGAAGTCGTGTCTGCAGTTCCTGGGCtgttgtcatcttcatcagccAGAATCCGCGAGAGTTCACATAAAGATATCGCGATGCCAAGCGTTTGAGAGCGAACGGAGCCGCACCGCGCCGTCGTCAGTTCTCAATATGTTGTGACTGTGGCGCTGGACTGCAGCAAGCGGACCCGATTCTGCTTGCTCCCGAGCCGCAAAGATATCCGAAAGTCGCATTGCTCCGTCAAAAGAGCAAGCCGTATTGCCTAGTCGGCTGAGACTGGAGGAACATCTGCACACTACCTGGTGGGAGTAGCGGCGAAAGGTGAGCCATTTTGGGCAGCGAATAACAATCGTGAGAATCTGAatcgtttcttttttggtCTTAATGCAGATGCTGAATGGCTTGCCGAACTTGATTGGTCCATTGAGTCCTTTACGAGAAGCGGCAGTTAAGAAAAGACGGGCCCAACTAACAAGCCTGGCATTAattcttcttggagatgtgcAGACCGGCGGCTCATGCTTTTTTGCTACATTATACTTGTaagaacttgacatgaaCGTAGCAAAGTTAGTGGACAGCAGAGAATTTTAATGTTATAGAACTTAAAACAACCCacctctttttttttttttagaGTAAAGGCCCTGATTTGGTGATCTTGAAGTTATGTGAAGTAGAATCGACGAGttttgtttgacaaggcaGCACCTCTAATCAGCTCCCATTTATCACTCAGCAGCGTGGAATTACCCGACACCTACGGTCGGCAGATGTCTATACGCTACGAAGGATTGGGATACATGGTGTTGTGTCTGCCGTTCTCTCGTCTGTAGCAGGTCATCATTGACGTatcacaacatcaacaaggcCTTTGCTAAACTTCTTTCAACGACCCAACAAGCCCGAAACTGCACTCGTGATTCTTTCAAAAAATACTTTGGGAGCCGCTTTAAACCAGATTGGTGATGAGTTATGAGGGTAAGTCAATTAAGTTATGCAACTGGGTAAAGCTTTAGGGCACATACGACTTGCGGTGTTGTAGTTGGTCAATATATGCTATTTGCAATGGCGTAAAAGAGACCATAGGTCCCCGACGCCAAGCTTTCATGCAGGCAAGTCAAAAGGAAGTGTTCCGACCTACCATTGCCCTGTAAGATCATCCGCTTCGCTCCAACCTAGGCACTGAGACTGCGAGAAGAAATTTATTAAGCGCCGCCAATATTTAGTTTATCCAATCCCATGAATATAATAGTTTCATAGTCCTTCTCACCCATAATGCAATAACCAATCCGACCTAGCAAGTTGTCTAAATGCTGGCTTCCTATGACTCGACTGTCCGGACTTATTCGTCTCTGATGTTGAGGGGCCTCCGTAAATGTGTACGGAGCTTCAGCAAGTCGGAACCACAATTTTTAGTGGGATGCACTCAGCCGGAATTCGGCAAGCCAGCTTTGCGCTAATGTCAGACATGCATTTACTAGTCAAGCGCCTTTGGGAAGGCGTACATAGATGACGATCTCCGAGTAAGAGCGGGCGTGGACTGATGGGGGGTTCCCGTGGACTAGTTCCGAACTCAAGGCTTGGCCTTTGCAAGCCTTTGCATCCAGTATGACGAGGGTGACATCAGCAGAAAATACGGTTAATGTGACGGTAGCACTAAGGCTGGTTCTAAACTTTAATTCTATACCCACCCTTAGTAGCATGGTGTAAGCCATAATATGCAATTATCTATACATTAAATAAAAGAGAGAGCGCTGGTGCCTATTTTGCGTTATATCCAAAGCTACAATTGTTTACGGCCGACCCTTGCTGCCTGGCCGCATACGTAACGAGacaccagccaccaaaaataaAGACTATTTAAGGTACTGGGGTGAAAGCGATTTTCACAAATgagccatcatggaaagaCTATTTGCTGCCACAGAGTTGTTTGCCCAAGTTGCCACGTAGGATTGCCTCCCCTTTTTACAGAGTTATAGTTTCGAGGGCGCATCCTTCGCGCCATTCTGACTGGACAAACACTTGCAATTGTAGGGGTATCCTTGTAACCCTATCACACCTGCAATATTTTGCAGGCTACAAATAAGTTACATGGTGGGCAAGATCAAAGTCGATTGTCTCATCTATCCGAAATGGAGTATGGCTTGCCACTAATTAGTGgacagtctttaatcggacgcacccaaatctctattcggacgcacccccccacattcagccacacctAAGGTACCTTAAGCCACATAGCCTCCGACTTCGCGGACTGAAGCAACCGACGTCGAaactgttcagtgttggttgtcattgtcgccattcttaaAACTAACCAATTAAGCATTGTTGAGGTGATAGAAATTCCTCTTTGACTTCTAAACCACCGACTGTCAGTTGTCAGTGGGTAGCAAGCGTCCCAGTAGTTCTTACAGGACTGCGGTCTAGATGCTAGGActtcgagacatgcagaagtcCTAGATCTTaacagaagcgccaatctGCATATAGCCATAAAATCCTGTTAAGACAAATATGTTAATTCGCAGTGTattgaatacaatagctttaCAAGCCGTCGATAAGACTCTTCTaatgctggctatggcgcaCCCTCCAGGCTTCCCCGAACCGTCTGAAACGCTACCTGTCGACTCAGCAGATGAATCTATTAGTGACTCCGATGAATGTAACGAGATCGATGAATCTGAGGATTGGAATGGTGAACCATGGGAGGCGGTCTTTCCATCGGACTCTCCTCTTCTAACAACAACTTATGAGTCTCTTgagttgctcctcgacagcctaAAGGAGTTTTGTGTTCAGAATCGGATGGGCCTCATCACGATACGAAGTCAAAAGAATAAGGCGAAGACTAGAACAATAAaatgtgagcttgtctgtgataAAAGTCGGTATAAGTCCAAGGGAGATCAATACGCCAAAATACGGAACACGAATACAAcgaagttggccgccaactGCCCGTTCAAAGTTATCGTTCAGtccctccatgccaacaactacgaaTGGTCCATGAGAGTTGTCAGCTCCCTTCATCGAGACCACGGGCCATCACAAGGCCTCACCGAGCACTACCAATGGAGAAAGTTAACAGACGAACAAATGAACCTCCTGAAagatctttgtcttgacaagacgatctCTTCTCGATCCGTTCATAAGCAActgtgccaaaagtggcCTCAGATTGCTATTCGCAGGACAGATATATataactggcgatggaaagtcaaccaagccaaacgtcAAGGTACGGCCGCCAAGACTTTGTACGGACGCTTTCTGAGTCAAAGAGAGTCTGGATATGGGGCTTAGCTGGATTCATGATGAGTTCCGTTTTCGAAATGCCGCTTGGGCTTATCATAAAGGGGGAAAGATGTGGCAacaattctcgtcatgtctccagaTTGACGCTACATATAAGACCAACTGCTATAAAATGCCTTTGGTTACTGTCGTAACTGTATCGTCGGAGAAGACGTCCATGCCAATTTGTTATGGCCTTCTTAATAACGAACAAGTTGCTACTTATGAgtggttcctccaacagctgtcgagattccaacaagcagGCAACATCGCGCCGCCAAAAGTTATTATCACGGATAAGGACGACCAGCtgcgtgctgcagcacggcaaatatttcctaatgcgcaacttcagctatgtgtcttccatatcaacagcaatgtggTCTTATCTATtaagaagtggtggaagaaaaccgATGGCTCTGAGACAGATAGCGATagtgacaatgcagatacTGCTGACATTCAAGAGATGGAACGTGGGAATGTCAACGTTAAAGATATGAaggattccaaacttggccctGTTCCCAAACGAGTATTAAAAACTCGAGCTGGTCTGTACTCCTCTGGAGACATATGGTATTTAGGAGATCGGAGGAGAGTTCaatcaagcatggcggcaacttcaagagacCTTTGAACACCAGGAGCGCATTCTGAGTTATCTCAAGAGCACATATTTacctttgaagaaagaatgggcatGCTGCTATACTCGCCATTATCGGAACTTCGGTTTGTTTACGACAGCACCGGCCGAGTCAAACCATCATTCTCTGAAGACCTACAACCTATCCCTTCGGTCCGACCTCCctgatgtcgaagaggccACAGCTAGTCAGACAGTGGATAAACGTCTGCTatataaagacaaaatacaacaagcaaacaccaccattcggAACCAGTTCtcaggaagagagtggcttggccagctgccttTAAGTGTCACTCGTTGGGCACTAGACCAACTCAACGAGATCCACAGGCCTATGGAATCAGGccagatctccaagaagcctttACTAGCGTGTACAGGCTCTACTAAGGCTCAAtacggcttgccttgtgctcacaTGCTCCTCAGGTTAGCTGATCAAGATAAGCCACTGAAgagggaagacttggatccattttggcacatcaaacgatctcgagaaattgacgatcctcttcttcaggtACAGCGTCCTCCGATGGGAATACCCAAGGGACGACCacaaaatggcgaaccatttggcaacgaacgTGCGATTCccgatcatcaacttgcgcctCAAGGGTCAACACGAAGTGGCGTTAAGAGGTCAGCACGTCGGAActactctcaattcgagctaGGGTcaactcttgacgaggaagacgcagccgacctaccagaccaacaacagcctcggcgaaaACGGAGTAAAGTTTCTGCTAGAGTCACAACTCGAGTtactcgtcaacaggcaaagggACACAGGGGCGGGTCCCCAATAATCCAGctaaacagcatcattctccaGATGTAGAGGAGGACCATAAAATAACgaagattttgcttgcgaagggacagaaaaagtggaaggaaaaggaaaaggttggtgatagcATTGTAGTTGCAACGGATTAAGGTAGGAAGTCACCCTGGGGTGGTAGCAAAATACTACTCAGGCACTGTaagtagttgttggtatggtggaaatactggagatatcacttgcagcaaatttgaccgggacattatcggagactgctgtggctgaatgtgggggggtgcgtccgaatagagatttgggtgcgtccgattaaagactgtcaATTAGTGAATGGATCCCTTCGGCTCTGGGAGATGTATTAGTCTCTCCATCCCTTATTGTGCTTGCATTCTCCTGTATCTTCATGTATAATTCTAGTAGggctgtcaaggtcaagggagCCGCCTTGGCACCAGGGTGTTATTCCATAATCACAATAACCTATTCCGATTCCAGATCAGTGTTAGGGTGTTCCCTTCCCTAGCGCCGTTTCGTCCAACCTGGGTCCGTTTTTCTGTATGATGGGGTTGGATATTTGGCATCCACGATTGGAGCTCAGTGAGGCGACTCCTGCCGGGCTGCCACGTGATTCTTGGCCTAGGTAACCTCTGGAGGTAGTAAATGTAGGTGGGATACTCAGCCTGGGAAGATTGGAGTTCGTGgaccaaagtcaaagaaACCCGAGTGGCAGTCGGAGCGTTGGCCGGCCACAAGATTGCCAAT
This DNA window, taken from Pochonia chlamydosporia 170 chromosome Unknown PCv3seq00018, whole genome shotgun sequence, encodes the following:
- a CDS encoding MULE transposase domain-containing protein gives rise to the protein MPLVTVVTVSSEKTSMPICYGLLNNEQVATYEWFLQQLSRFQQAGNIAPPKVIITDKDDQLRAAARQIFPNAQLQLCVFHINSNVVLSIKKWWKKTDGSETDSDSDNADTADIQEMERGNVNVKDMKDSKLGPVPKREIGGEFNQAWRQLQETFEHQERILSYLKSTYLPLKKEWACCYTRHYRNFGLFTTAPAESNHHSLKTYNLSLRSDLPDVEEATASQTVDKRLLYKDKIQQANTTIRNQFSGREWLGQLPLSVTRWALDQLNEIHRPMESGQISKKPLLACTGSTKAQYGLPCAHMLLRLADQDKPLKREDLDPFWHIKRSREIDDPLLQVQRPPMGIPKGRPQNGEPFGNERAIPDHQLAPQGSTRSGVKRSARRNYSQFELGSTLDEEDAADLPDQQQPRRKRSKVSARVTTRVTRQQAKGHRGGSPIIQLNSIILQM